A part of Miscanthus floridulus cultivar M001 chromosome 6, ASM1932011v1, whole genome shotgun sequence genomic DNA contains:
- the LOC136458594 gene encoding uncharacterized protein: MFSAMSGLLSSLARRLVVPLRRRESVTSSAFVARRRPFFPCGGGHRDVFSDSAFVVVKRSKTLRKKVKPPRRVGERKRGRGGDDDLLDGDEACVWRRTILLGRRCQPLEFTGAIHYDCGGQRLWQPRTPPPPPLLSPVHPSELGYMDRA; encoded by the coding sequence ATGTTCAGTGCCATGTCCGGCCTCCTCTCCTCCCTGGCCCGGCGGCTGGTGGTGCCCCTTCGCCGCAGGGAGAGCGTCACGTCCTCCGCTTTCGTCGCCAGACGTCGTCCGTTCTTCCCGTGCGGCGGGGGCCACCGCGACGTCTTCAGCGACAGCGCCTTCGTCGTCGTCAAGCGCAGCAAGACGCTGAGGAAGAAGGTGAAGCCGCCCAGAAGGGTGGGGGAGCGGAAGCGCGGGCGAGGAGGCGACGACGACCTCCTCGACGGCGACGAGGCGTGCGTGTGGCGGCGGACGATCCTCCTCGGGCGGAGGTGCCAGCCACTGGAGTTCACGGGGGCCATACACTACGACTGCGGAGGCCAGCGGCTTTGGCAGCCCcgcacaccgccgccgccgccgctgctgagcCCCGTCCATCCTTCCGAGCTCGGCTACATGGATCGCGCATAA